The Candidatus Kapaibacterium sp. genome has a segment encoding these proteins:
- the pnp gene encoding polyribonucleotide nucleotidyltransferase, whose translation MSKVSVSLDFHGKEYTLETGRFAKFSNGAVMVSCGDTYVLVTVVAADTPKLDIDFLPLQVEYREKTSAAGKIPGGYIKREGRPSEKEILTSRLIDRPIRPMITKGWNYETQIIASVYSADSDNDPDTLAAVGASAALLISSIPFNGPLSEVRVGMIDGEFIANPTYEQLQESILDIIVAGTDNAILMVEGESKEISEEVFVQALEYAHKEIKVLNNLQNQLLAQYSNEKREVLVNEIPDEVYDLIVNEIEDELNTYVHKITTKSERQEQRRAIFDKAVLKMTEQFAENEEIAPKIEKYTSKVVSELEKRMMRLMILDDKIRLDGRGTSDIRAISGEVGLLPRTHGSALFTRGETQSLTSVTLGTNRDEQMIDGLLPLQSERFMLHYNFPPFSTGEVGRMFGTSRREVGHGNLALRALKGMLPDAADFPYTMRVVSDILESNGSSSMATVCAGSMALFEAGVPMKKAVAGIAMGLIKEDDKVAVLSDILGDEDFLGDMDFKVTGTEDGITACQMDIKIEGLSLEIMTTALHQAKIGRLHILNIMNQIIDTPKDDISQYAPRYTSMTIPQDMIGAVIGTGGETIRGLCKDYGVEINIEDDGTVLIASTSKEAADQVVVLIEGLVSKPKEGEIYHATVKEIREGLGAFVEILPKTQGLLHISQIAYEKVENVADVLTVGDKIDVKLLEITRDGKFRLSRKALLTPPEGYVEPPPYNRDRDSRDSRGGDRGRDSRGGDRGRGGDRDRGGDRDRNRR comes from the coding sequence ATGTCAAAAGTTAGCGTATCTTTAGATTTTCACGGCAAGGAATACACCTTAGAAACCGGTCGCTTTGCAAAATTCTCCAACGGGGCTGTCATGGTTAGTTGCGGGGATACTTATGTATTAGTGACAGTTGTTGCCGCAGATACCCCAAAACTTGATATTGATTTTTTGCCTCTACAAGTCGAATATCGAGAAAAAACCTCAGCTGCCGGAAAAATTCCCGGTGGTTACATCAAAAGAGAAGGAAGACCGAGCGAAAAGGAGATTTTAACCTCGCGTTTGATAGACAGACCAATCAGACCAATGATTACAAAGGGTTGGAATTACGAAACACAAATAATCGCTTCAGTATATTCGGCAGACTCAGACAATGACCCTGATACTTTAGCTGCAGTTGGCGCTTCAGCAGCTTTGCTTATTTCAAGTATTCCATTCAATGGTCCACTTTCCGAAGTGAGAGTAGGCATGATTGATGGCGAATTTATCGCTAATCCAACTTACGAGCAATTACAGGAATCTATTCTTGATATTATCGTGGCAGGTACTGATAATGCGATTTTGATGGTTGAGGGTGAATCTAAAGAAATTAGCGAAGAAGTATTCGTTCAAGCGCTTGAATATGCCCATAAGGAAATCAAGGTTTTAAATAATTTGCAAAATCAATTATTGGCTCAATATAGCAATGAAAAACGCGAAGTTCTTGTTAATGAAATACCTGATGAAGTCTATGACCTCATAGTAAATGAAATAGAAGATGAATTGAATACTTACGTTCACAAAATCACCACCAAAAGTGAAAGACAAGAACAACGTAGAGCAATCTTTGATAAAGCAGTTTTGAAAATGACTGAGCAATTTGCCGAAAATGAAGAAATTGCTCCTAAAATCGAAAAATATACTTCAAAAGTCGTTTCGGAACTCGAAAAGAGAATGATGAGATTGATGATTCTTGACGATAAAATTCGTCTTGATGGAAGAGGCACTTCGGATATTCGCGCTATTAGTGGCGAAGTCGGATTATTGCCTCGTACTCATGGTTCAGCACTCTTTACTCGTGGCGAAACGCAAAGTTTGACTTCCGTTACTCTCGGTACTAACCGCGATGAACAAATGATTGACGGCTTGCTTCCGCTCCAATCAGAGCGATTCATGCTTCATTACAATTTCCCGCCTTTTTCAACAGGCGAAGTCGGAAGAATGTTCGGCACAAGTCGTAGAGAAGTCGGGCATGGAAATTTGGCTTTAAGAGCTTTGAAAGGTATGCTTCCCGATGCTGCAGATTTCCCATACACTATGCGCGTAGTTTCCGATATTTTGGAATCTAACGGCTCATCGTCGATGGCAACTGTATGTGCAGGTTCAATGGCACTATTCGAAGCAGGTGTGCCTATGAAAAAAGCTGTAGCAGGTATTGCAATGGGCTTGATTAAAGAAGATGACAAAGTAGCTGTACTATCTGATATTCTTGGCGACGAAGATTTCTTGGGCGATATGGACTTCAAAGTCACCGGAACCGAAGACGGAATCACGGCTTGCCAAATGGATATCAAAATCGAAGGTTTATCTCTCGAAATTATGACGACTGCTTTGCACCAAGCAAAAATCGGTCGCTTGCATATTTTGAATATCATGAACCAAATCATAGACACTCCAAAAGATGACATTTCGCAATATGCACCAAGATATACATCTATGACTATCCCACAAGATATGATTGGAGCTGTCATTGGTACCGGTGGCGAAACGATTCGCGGTTTATGCAAGGATTATGGCGTCGAAATCAATATCGAAGACGACGGGACTGTTTTGATTGCTTCAACAAGCAAAGAAGCAGCAGACCAAGTCGTGGTATTAATTGAAGGATTGGTTTCTAAGCCGAAAGAAGGTGAAATTTACCACGCTACAGTTAAGGAAATCAGAGAAGGACTCGGCGCATTTGTCGAAATCCTACCTAAAACACAAGGTTTGCTCCATATTTCACAAATAGCTTACGAAAAAGTTGAAAATGTTGCCGACGTATTAACCGTTGGCGATAAAATTGATGTAAAATTACTCGAAATTACTCGCGACGGCAAATTCAGATTGAGTCGCAAAGCATTGTTGACACCGCCTGAAGGCTATGTCGAACCACCACCGTACAATCGTGACCGCGATAGCAGAGACAGTCGTGGCGGTGATAGAGGTAGAGACAGTCGTGGCGGCGACAGAGGTAGAGGCGGAGACCGTGACAGAGGCGGCGACCGCGACAGAAACAGAAGATAA
- a CDS encoding DNA alkylation repair protein, whose protein sequence is MHEAQIILDLLKSMRNETNIAGMKRFGIESKIILGISMKELENMKKQIGKNHDLALELWASEIHEARMLAAMVAEPSLATIELMSSWANDFDNWAVCDSVCNKYFRKGPYILEAIDIWVHSDKLYVKRAAFASIAIIAVHLKKLSDDDFKQYYQMILDNCTDERKHIAKAVNWALRQIGKRNATLCDESIEIADQIIKQNPQNRTALWIAKDAKRELEKKTF, encoded by the coding sequence ATGCATGAAGCTCAAATAATTCTTGATTTGCTCAAATCTATGCGTAATGAAACAAACATTGCCGGGATGAAAAGATTCGGAATTGAATCAAAAATCATACTCGGCATTTCTATGAAAGAATTGGAAAACATGAAAAAACAAATCGGCAAAAACCATGATTTAGCATTAGAGCTCTGGGCGAGCGAAATTCACGAAGCACGTATGCTTGCGGCAATGGTTGCAGAACCAAGCTTGGCAACGATTGAACTAATGAGCAGTTGGGCAAACGATTTTGATAATTGGGCAGTGTGTGATAGCGTTTGTAACAAATATTTTAGAAAAGGTCCATATATTTTGGAAGCTATAGATATTTGGGTCCATTCCGATAAATTATATGTTAAACGAGCAGCATTTGCAAGCATAGCCATAATTGCAGTTCATCTAAAAAAGCTATCAGACGATGATTTTAAGCAGTATTATCAAATGATATTGGATAATTGCACTGATGAACGCAAACATATTGCCAAAGCGGTCAATTGGGCTTTGAGGCAGATTGGCAAACGCAATGCGACTTTGTGTGATGAATCAATCGAAATCGCAGACCAGATAATAAAGCAAAATCCACAAAACAGAACTGCTTTGTGGATTGCAAAAGATGCTAAAAGGGAATTAGAAAAAAAGACTTTCTAA
- a CDS encoding bifunctional riboflavin kinase/FAD synthetase, whose product MKVYNSLSEINKFSNRILTVGTFDGVHIGHKQIFSTMLNDASESNSEHLVVTFDPHPRLVLGKPDKPKLSLLTSTEERLLLFERNNIEHVFVIKFDFDFSQLSGREFIIDYLYEKIGFNKILIGYDHTFGKNRSGNIDLLRDLAIEFAFEVQKIEPFKDGEIIISSTKVRTALQANEIELANELLGYTFFVSGNVIRGARRGSTIGFPTANIMVPYEYKILPAIGVYLVSSVIDGIHYWGMANIGYRPTVSDDKQVSLEVHFFDFDGDIYDKELRINFHNFLRHEQKFNSLNELTNQLVIDKENSMKKLPNHKNDFII is encoded by the coding sequence TTGAAAGTTTATAATTCACTAAGTGAGATAAATAAATTTAGTAATAGAATTTTGACCGTTGGCACATTTGATGGAGTGCATATCGGTCATAAGCAGATATTCAGCACCATGCTTAATGATGCTTCAGAAAGCAATTCCGAACATTTAGTTGTGACTTTCGACCCGCATCCTCGATTAGTTCTCGGCAAACCCGACAAACCAAAACTATCGCTGCTTACTTCGACTGAGGAACGTTTGTTACTTTTTGAGCGTAATAATATCGAACATGTTTTTGTTATCAAATTTGATTTCGATTTCTCGCAACTTTCCGGGAGAGAGTTTATTATTGATTATCTTTATGAAAAAATTGGTTTCAACAAAATTTTAATCGGTTACGACCATACTTTTGGTAAAAATCGTTCCGGAAATATTGATTTATTAAGAGACTTGGCGATTGAATTTGCTTTTGAAGTCCAAAAAATCGAGCCATTCAAAGATGGCGAAATCATCATTTCGAGTACTAAAGTCAGAACAGCCTTGCAAGCTAATGAAATTGAATTGGCAAATGAATTATTGGGCTATACTTTTTTCGTTTCTGGAAATGTCATCAGAGGCGCCAGACGCGGCTCTACGATTGGATTTCCAACGGCAAATATAATGGTGCCGTACGAATATAAAATATTGCCTGCAATTGGAGTGTATTTGGTTAGTTCAGTTATTGACGGCATTCATTATTGGGGAATGGCAAATATCGGCTATAGACCTACTGTGAGCGATGACAAACAGGTTTCGCTCGAAGTGCATTTTTTTGATTTTGATGGAGACATTTATGATAAAGAGTTACGAATAAATTTCCATAATTTCTTGAGACATGAACAAAAGTTTAATAGTTTAAACGAATTGACCAATCAACTCGTTATAGATAAAGAAAACTCGATGAAAAAACTCCCAAATCATAAAAATGATTTTATTATTTGA
- the rbfA gene encoding 30S ribosome-binding factor RbfA, translated as MSIRAEKVASTVKRLLAQHITDISREIKAGFATLTSVKMTSDLHLVKCYVSLFGKETQPGLLLEELERRKHLFKHLIAKEMRLRTIPDFKFYYDDTLDQIDHIKDLINSSKTGNADLFNESSDK; from the coding sequence ATGTCGATAAGAGCCGAAAAAGTAGCAAGTACAGTCAAAAGACTTCTTGCTCAACATATAACAGATATTTCGCGAGAAATTAAAGCAGGATTTGCCACCTTGACTTCTGTCAAGATGACAAGTGATTTGCATCTCGTGAAATGTTATGTTAGTTTGTTCGGCAAAGAGACCCAACCCGGATTGCTGCTTGAAGAACTCGAAAGGCGTAAACATCTTTTCAAGCATTTGATTGCTAAAGAAATGCGATTACGTACGATTCCGGATTTCAAATTTTATTATGATGATACACTTGACCAGATTGACCACATCAAAGACCTCATAAATTCCTCCAAAACCGGAAACGCTGATTTGTTCAACGAATCTTCAGATAAATAG
- the infB gene encoding translation initiation factor IF-2 encodes MATDKNIKLFKLASEINIGRDTIVDFLNGKGFDIVNKPITSLTPAMVDLVYEKFRREKKAAETVREKIQKYKDIRVENKRTVDDKYREDKLKEQALHHHHEEATAEIVEPEPIIEPIVEAVHSEPNEVVSAKTEKIIPEIEEAPKSEVEEAKAIEIIEEKITPEEIAPVEVIEDAPQVEEIKAIEPEIIPEAVEIVEEVPVIETKIEHKHVKAKKEVKKVEEIESQEVEPVSEPVEVLEPKIETKIEESAEKIDDIDEIDDVDDIDDVDEVDDTDESDEIERQQLQEKDDIASGRQLRGLTVLGKIDIKAPKSRKERAAEKAEKKIKADKKAKQESDEKAAKAEKRRPRRADTRTSPPPDKEKEATAADGDKSAAKPKQFKKRKHNVGETPVQQPSTKQVLDLKTKFKDKPKVEEKAPEKDDKKKRKRKKSIRETISQEDVDRAIRETLSGMDSGGTSQRNRMRLKRKAEREEKEMKIKEDKAIEDQILKLSEYVTTSDLASLMGISPSEVIMKCMELNLMVTINQRLDKDTISMIALDYGYDVEFLDQKQVLTVEEDIDPIETLKPRAPIVTIMGHVDHGKTSLLDHIRSANVVAGEAGGITQHIGAYSVELPNGKSITFLDTPGHEAFTAMRARGAQVTDIVVLVVAADDSVMPQSIEAISHAKAAKVPIVVAINKVDKIDSNPDRIKQQLADYGVLVEEWGGNHQAVEISAKFGKNIDTLLEKILLEAEILELKANPDRLCKGVVIESNMKQGFGAVATVIIQRGTLKVGDPFVAGFHSGKVRALLDEREKRVDSVGPADPILVVGFDGLPESGDSFMSTASEIEAREIANERKKLRREQELRQTKLVTLDQISAQIQLGGVKELNLVIKGDVTGSVEALSDSLQKLSTEEVKVQILHKGVGTISETDVMLAAASGAVVIGFSVNPSAKARKAAESEQVDIRLYNIIYDCINEIQLALEGLLAPEYKEEITATVEVRKTFKISRLGVIAGCYVLSGKITRNDKIRVRRDGFVQFEGGISSLKRGKDDVKEVDTAYECGIQIDGYNDLQESDIIESFKLVEIKRKLK; translated from the coding sequence ATGGCTACAGATAAAAATATTAAGCTATTCAAATTAGCATCTGAAATTAACATTGGCAGAGACACTATTGTTGATTTTCTAAACGGTAAGGGTTTTGACATCGTCAATAAACCCATTACTTCGCTTACACCTGCAATGGTAGATTTGGTTTACGAAAAATTCAGACGCGAAAAGAAAGCTGCCGAAACTGTTCGAGAAAAAATCCAAAAGTATAAAGATATCCGGGTCGAAAACAAGCGAACCGTTGATGATAAATACCGTGAAGACAAGCTCAAAGAGCAAGCTCTCCATCATCATCATGAGGAAGCGACAGCGGAAATAGTTGAACCCGAACCTATTATCGAACCAATTGTCGAAGCTGTTCATAGTGAACCGAATGAGGTCGTTTCAGCCAAAACTGAAAAAATCATTCCCGAAATCGAAGAAGCCCCAAAATCAGAAGTTGAAGAAGCCAAAGCTATTGAAATCATCGAAGAAAAAATTACACCGGAAGAAATTGCACCTGTCGAAGTAATTGAAGATGCTCCCCAAGTCGAGGAAATCAAAGCAATTGAGCCGGAAATCATTCCTGAAGCTGTCGAAATTGTTGAAGAAGTTCCGGTCATAGAAACAAAAATTGAACATAAGCACGTTAAAGCTAAAAAAGAAGTTAAGAAAGTTGAAGAAATTGAATCACAAGAAGTTGAACCAGTTTCGGAACCTGTCGAAGTGCTCGAACCTAAAATTGAAACAAAAATTGAAGAATCAGCTGAAAAAATTGACGATATAGACGAAATTGATGATGTAGATGATATTGACGATGTTGATGAAGTTGATGATACAGACGAATCTGATGAAATTGAACGACAACAACTTCAAGAAAAAGATGACATCGCAAGCGGTCGTCAGTTACGTGGGCTTACTGTCTTAGGCAAAATTGATATTAAAGCCCCCAAATCACGCAAGGAAAGAGCCGCCGAAAAAGCTGAAAAGAAAATCAAAGCGGATAAAAAAGCTAAACAAGAATCGGACGAAAAAGCAGCTAAAGCTGAGAAAAGAAGACCGAGGAGAGCCGATACCAGAACAAGTCCGCCTCCGGATAAAGAAAAAGAAGCAACTGCAGCCGATGGTGATAAATCTGCAGCTAAACCAAAGCAATTTAAAAAACGCAAGCATAATGTTGGCGAAACTCCAGTTCAGCAGCCGTCCACTAAGCAAGTTTTGGATTTAAAAACGAAATTTAAAGACAAACCAAAAGTAGAAGAAAAAGCTCCTGAAAAGGACGACAAAAAGAAACGTAAACGCAAAAAATCTATCCGCGAGACGATTAGTCAAGAGGATGTGGACAGAGCGATTCGCGAAACCTTATCAGGTATGGATTCGGGTGGTACGTCTCAACGGAATCGTATGAGATTGAAACGCAAGGCAGAACGCGAAGAAAAGGAAATGAAAATCAAGGAAGACAAGGCGATTGAAGACCAAATCCTAAAATTGTCAGAATATGTTACCACAAGTGACTTAGCATCGCTTATGGGCATTTCGCCTTCTGAAGTTATAATGAAATGTATGGAACTCAATCTGATGGTTACGATTAACCAAAGATTGGATAAAGATACTATTTCGATGATAGCCCTTGACTATGGTTACGATGTTGAATTTTTAGACCAAAAACAAGTACTAACCGTAGAGGAAGACATTGACCCAATTGAAACTTTGAAGCCACGCGCTCCAATTGTGACAATCATGGGGCACGTTGACCACGGTAAAACTTCATTGCTCGACCATATTCGCAGTGCCAATGTGGTAGCAGGTGAAGCCGGCGGTATCACCCAACATATTGGTGCATACAGCGTGGAACTTCCGAATGGCAAATCAATTACTTTCTTAGATACTCCGGGTCACGAAGCATTTACTGCCATGCGTGCTCGAGGTGCTCAAGTTACTGATATCGTTGTATTAGTCGTTGCTGCTGATGATAGTGTGATGCCTCAATCAATTGAAGCGATTAGTCATGCTAAAGCAGCAAAAGTGCCAATTGTGGTTGCGATTAATAAGGTGGACAAAATTGACTCTAATCCGGACAGAATCAAACAACAACTTGCTGATTACGGTGTTCTTGTTGAAGAATGGGGCGGTAATCATCAAGCAGTTGAAATTTCTGCCAAATTCGGAAAAAATATTGATACTTTGCTCGAAAAAATCTTGCTCGAAGCTGAAATTTTGGAATTGAAAGCAAATCCCGATAGACTTTGCAAAGGCGTTGTTATCGAATCCAATATGAAACAAGGATTTGGAGCCGTTGCAACCGTCATAATCCAAAGAGGAACATTGAAAGTCGGCGACCCATTCGTAGCAGGTTTCCATTCCGGTAAAGTCCGAGCATTACTCGACGAACGCGAAAAGAGAGTGGATTCTGTAGGTCCGGCAGACCCGATTTTGGTAGTAGGATTCGACGGTTTGCCTGAATCAGGGGATTCATTTATGTCAACCGCAAGTGAAATTGAAGCTCGCGAAATTGCGAACGAACGTAAGAAATTAAGACGCGAACAAGAACTTCGCCAAACTAAACTTGTTACGCTCGACCAAATTTCTGCTCAAATACAGCTTGGTGGAGTGAAGGAATTGAATTTGGTAATCAAAGGTGACGTGACAGGTTCCGTAGAAGCATTGAGTGATTCTTTGCAAAAACTTTCAACTGAAGAAGTTAAAGTCCAAATACTGCACAAGGGCGTAGGCACAATTTCCGAAACCGACGTTATGTTGGCTGCCGCATCCGGTGCCGTTGTGATTGGATTTAGCGTCAATCCTTCTGCTAAAGCTCGCAAAGCAGCTGAATCGGAACAAGTTGACATCAGACTATATAATATCATCTATGACTGTATAAATGAGATTCAATTAGCATTGGAAGGTTTGCTTGCACCGGAATACAAAGAGGAAATCACTGCTACAGTCGAAGTCAGAAAAACATTCAAAATTTCTCGACTCGGCGTAATTGCCGGTTGTTACGTTTTGAGTGGCAAAATCACACGTAACGATAAAATCAGAGTCCGTAGAGATGGATTTGTCCAATTTGAGGGTGGAATATCATCACTCAAACGCGGCAAAGACGATGTGAAAGAAGTGGATACAGCATATGAATGCGGTATTCAAATCGACGGGTACAATGATTTGCAGGAATCTGATATCATTGAGTCATTCAAATTAGTTGAAATTAAGCGTAAGTTGAAGTAA
- the truB gene encoding tRNA pseudouridine(55) synthase TruB — MILTKRNLDEFHQWFEGLNSDGGMILIDKALDWTSFDVVAKLRSLTRIKKIGHAGTLDPLATGLLIICFGKYTKKINEFQDLLKVYESKFKFGATTKSFDSEFEEENFRPTEHITLELLQSSAKDFIGQISQIPPIFSAKKVAGKSLYKYARKNQEVEIKPSLVEVYQFDILNYENCIADVFIKCSKGTYIRSLANDLGQSVGAGAYLKQLRRTAIGEFLVSDAITINEFMELLNNYKANTVESL; from the coding sequence ATGATTTTAACAAAACGGAATTTAGATGAGTTCCATCAATGGTTCGAAGGCTTGAACTCTGACGGCGGAATGATTCTGATTGATAAAGCACTTGATTGGACATCATTCGATGTCGTTGCCAAACTTCGCTCACTCACAAGAATTAAAAAAATCGGTCATGCGGGTACATTAGACCCTTTGGCAACCGGATTGTTGATTATCTGCTTCGGGAAATATACAAAAAAAATCAACGAATTTCAAGATTTACTAAAAGTCTATGAAAGTAAATTCAAATTTGGTGCAACTACCAAATCATTTGATTCGGAATTTGAAGAAGAAAATTTTCGCCCTACAGAACACATCACACTCGAATTATTGCAATCATCAGCAAAAGATTTCATAGGTCAAATTTCTCAAATTCCTCCAATATTTTCTGCGAAAAAAGTAGCAGGGAAAAGCCTTTACAAATATGCTCGAAAAAATCAAGAAGTTGAAATTAAGCCCTCATTAGTTGAAGTTTACCAATTTGACATTTTAAATTACGAAAATTGCATTGCCGACGTCTTTATAAAATGTTCAAAAGGGACCTATATTCGTTCATTAGCGAATGATTTAGGGCAATCAGTTGGTGCAGGTGCATATTTGAAACAATTGCGTCGCACAGCTATTGGCGAATTTTTAGTATCGGATGCTATCACCATAAATGAATTTATGGAATTATTAAACAATTATAAAGCGAATACCGTTGAAAGTTTATAA
- the rpsO gene encoding 30S ribosomal protein S15 — MITSEQKLEAVTKFGADQADSGKPEVQIALFTLRITHLTGHLDTHKKDHHSRRGLIRLVSKRRKLLKYLMENDISRYRQVIAALSLRK, encoded by the coding sequence ATGATTACATCTGAACAAAAGTTAGAAGCTGTTACAAAGTTTGGTGCAGACCAAGCTGATTCCGGCAAGCCGGAAGTCCAAATTGCATTGTTTACCTTGAGGATTACTCATCTAACAGGTCACCTTGATACACATAAAAAAGACCACCACAGTCGTAGAGGTTTGATTAGGTTAGTATCAAAAAGACGCAAGCTTCTTAAGTATTTGATGGAGAATGATATCAGCCGTTACCGCCAGGTGATAGCCGCCTTGTCACTTCGTAAATAA